One region of Etheostoma spectabile isolate EspeVRDwgs_2016 chromosome 21, UIUC_Espe_1.0, whole genome shotgun sequence genomic DNA includes:
- the top2a gene encoding DNA topoisomerase 2-alpha isoform X1: MAEPLKPFFENKPVERTKKDPKRLSVERIYQKKTQLEHILLRPDSYIGSVEPVTQQMWVYDEDDGLNCRDVTFVPGLYKIFDEILVNAADNKQRDNGMSCIKINIDIENNTISVWNNGKGIPVVEHKVEKVYVPALIFGQLLTSSNYDDDEKKVTGGRNGYGAKLCNIFSTKFTVETACKESKKIFKQTWYDNMGRAGDYNLKPFEGEEYTCITFRPDLAKFKMSILDKDTVALMTRRAYDIAGSSKGVRVFFNGKRLPLTGFRSYVDMYLKDKVDELGGDLTVVHEVVNQRWEVCLTMSEKGFQQVSFVNSIATTKGGRHVDYVADQVVAKLIEVVKKKNKAGVAIKPFQVKNHLWLFVNCLVENPTFDSQTKENMTLQQKSFGSTCPLSAKFIKQATSCGIVESIMNWVKFKAQTQLNKKCSSVKHTKIKGVPKLDDANDAGGKNSIGCTLILTEGDSAKTLAVSGLGVVGRDRYGVFPLRGKMLNVREASLKQIMENAEINSIIKIIGLQYKKNYSDPESLKTLRYGKIMIMTDQDQDGSHIKGLVINFIHHNWPSLLRHNFLEEFITPIIKVSQKKTALSFYSIPEFNQWKDSQSNLKSWKIKYYKGLGTSTSQEAKEYFSDMQRHRIPFKYSGPEDDEAITLAFSKKKVEERKEWLTNFMVDRRQRRAHNLPEDYLYGQATKSLSYNDFVNKELVLFSNSDNERSIPCLVDGLKPGQRKVMFCCFKRNDKREVKVAQLAGSVAEMSAYHHGEVSLMMTITGLAQNFVGSNNLNLLQPLGQFGTRLNGGKDSASPRYIFTMLSSLARLVFPAVDANLLKYNYDDNQRVEPEWYMPILPTVLVNGSEGIGTGWSSKIPNFDIREIISNIHRMLNGDEPLPMLPSYKGFKGTIEKVMDNQYVISGEVAIIDSTTIEISELPVKTWTQSYKENVLEPMMNGTEKVPPLITDYKEYHTDSTVRFVVKMAPEKLSEAEAAGLHKVFKLQNSLTCNSMVLFDHVGSLKKYESVQDILKDFFELRMKYYVLRKDWLIGMLGAEGAKLTNQARFILEKIQGTLVIENKPKKELIRMLQEMGYDSDPVKAWKEAQEKNEEIIEEEEEGAEEKEDTSGPDYNYLLSMPMWYLTKEKKDELCKQRDAKLTELNTLKKKAPADLWKEDLAAFCEELEIVEAKEKQDEAMPVVKKGAGKGKIMKVKQETLPTPQGRRVIPRITSAMKADANKKAELKKGEGKKGRKIKGEDVVIKMEFGEDGENTEPSEEIGLVARLSKKTKTQAKEKAASKTGKQSTLQFKPVAKKPKKNPWSDEESDKETDNLSDEEMATEEVVVPRKMVERKTKAAVKYSMSDSENEFDDWGKKQAPKREAVISDDDTSFAPEPMSDSDINSPAPPPKVSEPMKKMTKSKSTVKQAKSKSSSQSDDQEPAPKAPVQRKTKEAAPKKAAAKKPVASKKKAADVKQPSILDALSKSKPAAKKVPSFESSDSEGEAKAPVAKTKPVLKRKPLTSDDSDSSSGDLMSRLKSKTNATKKTKKWEEDDSFQVSDQEAAAPAAVATRDKPSRARKPVTYNLDSDSDEGF, translated from the exons ATGGCTGAACCACTGAAG CCCTTCTTTGAAAACAAGCCGGTGGAAAGGACGAAGAAAGATCCGAAGCGGCTGTCAGTGGAGAGGATCTATCAGAAGAAGACGCAGTTGGAGCACATTTTGCTCCGACCGGACTCCTACATCGGCTCTGTGGAGCCTGTCACCCAA CAAATGTGGGTGTATGATGAGGATGATGGACTGAACTGCCGTGATGTAACGTTTGTGCCTGGGCTTTACAAGATTTTTGATGAGATCCTTG TAAATGCAGCTGACAATAAGCAGAGGGATAACGGCATGTCCTGCATCAAGATCAATATTGATAT aGAAAACAACACCATCAGTGTGTGGAATAATGGTAAGGGTATTCCTGTGGTGGAGCACAAGGTGGAAAAGGTCTACGTGCCCGCTCTCATCTTTGGACAGCTACTCACCTCCAGTAACTATGACGATGACGAGAAGAAAGTCACTG GTGGACGCAATGGATATGGGGCTAAGCTTTGCAACATCTTTAGCACAAAGTTCACTGTAGAGACTGCCTGTAAAGAGTCAAAGAAGATATTTAAGCAG ACTTGGTACGACAACATGGGCAGAGCAGGGGATTATAACCTCAAACCCTTTGAAGGAGAGGAATACACTTGCATCACCTTTAGGCCAGATCTTGCCAAGTTTAAAATGAGCATCTTGGACAAAGACACCGTGGCTCTGATGACCAGGAGGGCCTACGACATCGCTGGATCCTCCAAAGGTGTCCGCGTGTTCTTCAATGGCAAGAGGCTGCCA CTTACAGGTTTCCGTAGCTACGTGGACATGTATTTGAAGGACAAGGTGGACGAGCTTGGCGGTGACCTTACTGTGGTCCACGAGGTTGTCAACCAGCGCTGGGAGGTCTGCCTCACCATGAGTGAGAAAGGTTTCCAGCAAGTCAGCTTTGTCAACAGTATTGCCACGACCAAA GGAGGAAGGCATGTCGACTACGTGGCTGACCAGGTGGTTGCAAAGCTCATTGAAgtggtgaagaagaagaataaagcTGGGGTGGCCATCAAGCCTTTCCAG GTGAAGAACCACCTTTGGCTGTTTGTCAATTGCTTGGTTGAGAACCCCACCTTTGACTCTCAGACCAAAGAGAACATGACACTGCAGCAGAAGAGCTTTGGGTCCACTTGTCCTCTCAGTGCCAAGTTCATTAAACAG GCCACATCCTGTGGGATTGTGGAAAGTATCATGAACTGGGTGAAGTTCAAGGCTCAAACCCAGCTCAACAAGAAATGCTCAAgtgttaaacacacaaaaatcaaaGGGGTGCCTAAACTGGATGATGCCAACGATGCAG GTGGGAAGAACTCTATTGGCTGCACACTGATCCTTACTGAGGGAGACTCGGCCAAGACGCTCGCTGTGTCTGGGCTGGGAGTGGTCGGCAGGGACCGCTATGGTGTCTTCCCTCTCAGAGGAAAAATGCTCAACGTCCGGGAGGCCTCACTCAAACAG ATCATGGAGAACGCTGAAATCAACAGCATCATTAAGATCATTGGCCTTCAGTACAAGAAGAACTACAGCGACCCAGAATCCCTCAAGACTCTACGTTACGGCAAGATCATGATCATGACAGATCAG GATCAAGATGGCTCCCACATTAAGGGCCTTGTAATCAACTTCATCCACCATAACTGGCCATCGTTGCTGCGCCACAACTTCCTGGAAGAGTTCATCACCCCCATCATCAAG GTATCTCAGAAGAAAACCGCACTGTCTTTCTACAGTATCCCTGAATTCAACCAATGGAAGGACAGCCAGTCCAACCTCAAATCttggaaaataaaatactacAAAG GTTTGGGAACCAGCACATCGCAGGAAGCCAAGGAGTACTTTTCTGATATGCAGAGACACCGTATCCCTTTCAAGTACTCTGGACCTGAAGACGATGAAGCTATCACCCTG GCCTTTAGCAAGAAGAAAGTGGAAGAGCGGAAAGAGTGGCTGACCAACTTCATGGTCGACAGGCGCCAGCGCAGGGCTCACAACCTGCCTGAG GATTACCTGTACGGTCAGGCCACCAAGTCCCTCTCCTATAACGACTTTGTCAACAAGGAGCTGGTACTTTTTTCCAACTCTGACAACGAGAGATCAATCCCCTGCCTAGTGGACG GTCTGAAACCAGGCCAGAGGAAGGTGATGTTCTGTTGCTTCAAGAGGAATGATAAGCGGGAGGTGAAGGTGGCCCAGTTGGCTGGCTCGGTGGCTGAGATGTCTGCCTACCACCACGGAGAG GTCTCTTTGATGATGACCATTACTGGTTTGGCCCAGAACTTTGTGGGAAGCAACAACTTGAACCTGTTGCAGCCACTGGGTCAGTTTGGAACCAGGTTGAATGGTGGCAAGGACTCTGCCAGCCCTCGATACATCTTCACCATGCTCAG CTCTCTGGCCCGTCTTGTTTTCCCAGCTGTGGATGCCAACCTGCTCAAGTACAACTATGACGACAACCAGCGTGTAGAGCCAGAGTGGTACATGCCCATTCTCCCCACTGTGTTGGTGAACGGCTCCGAAGGTATTGGCACAGGCTGGTCCAGCAAGATCCCCAACTTTGACATACGAGAGATCATCAGCAACATACACCGCATGCTCAATGGCGATGAGCCTCTGCCAATG CTTCCAAGCTACAAAGGCTTCAAAGGCACAATTGAGAAGGTGATGGACAACCAGTACGTCATAAGTGGAGAGGTGGCCATCATTGATTCCACCACCATTGAGATCTCTGAATTGCCTGTCAAAACCTGGACACAG TCTTACAAGGAGAACGTGCTGGAGCCAATGATGAATGGCACAGAGAAGGTTCCTCCTCTGATCACAGACTACAAGGAATACCACACTGACTCCACCGTGCGCTTTGTGGTCAAGATGGCACCAGAGAAGCTGAGTGAGGCGGAGGCGGCTGGCCTCCACAAAGTCTTCAAACTTCAGAACAGCCTCACCTGCAATTCTATG GTTCTGTTTGACCATGTGGGCAGCCTGAAGAAGTATGAATCTGTGCAGGATATTCTCAAGGACTTCTTTGAGTTGAGGATGAAGTACTATGTGCTGAGAAAGGATTGGTTGATTGGCATGCTGGGAGCAGAGGGGGCTAAACTCACCAACCAGGCCCGCTTCATCCTGGAGAAAATCCAGGGCACCTTGGTCATTG AGAATAAACCAAAGAAGGAACTGATTCGCATGCTGCAGGAGATGGGCTACGACTCTGACCCAGTCAAGGCTTGGAAAGAGGCTCAGGAGAAG AATGAGGAGATTAtcgaagaagaagaggagggagcGGAGGAGAAGGAGGATACCAGCGGGCCTGACTACAACTACCTGCTGAGCATGCCCATGTGGTACTTGACCAAAGAGAAGAAAGATGAGCTGTGCAAACAGAGGGATGCTAAG TTGACAGAGCTGAACACCCTGAAGAAGAAAGCTCCAGCAGACCTGTGGAAGGAAGACCTCGCTGCTTTCTGCGAGGAACTGGAG ATTGTCGAGGCAAAAGAAAAGCAAGATGAGGCCATGCCTGTCGTTAAAAAGGGGGCTGGAAAAGGCAAAATTATGAAGGTGAAGCAGGAGACTCTGCCCACACCGCAGGGACGCCGCGTTATCCCCCGCATTACCAGCGCCATGAAAGCCGATGCTAACAAGAAGGCTGAACTTAAGAAAGGAGAAGGCAAGAAGGGCAGAAAAATCAAG GGTGAAGATGTTGTGATAAAGATGGAGTTTGGAGAAGATGGAGAGAACACAGAGCCGAGTGAGGAGATTGGCTTGGTTGCACGACTGAGCAAGAAAACTAAAACCCAGGCAAAGGAAAAAG CAGCATCAAAGACCGGCAAGCAGAGCACGCTTCAGTTCAAGCCTGTTGCCAAGAAGCCCAAGAAGAATCCGTGGTCGGATGAGGAGTCCGATAAAGAGACTGACAATCTGTCCGACGAGGAAATGGCGACAGAGGAAGTGGTCGTCCCCAGGAAAATGGTCGAACGCAAAACTAAGG CTGCGGTGAAGTACAGCATGTCCGACAGTGAAAATGAGTTTGATGATTGGGGGAAGAAGCAAGCTCCAAAACGGGAAGCGGTTATCAGTGATGATGATACAAGCTTTGCCCCAGAGCCGATGTCTGACAGTGACATCAACTCTCCAGCCCCGCCTCCCAAAGTTTCAGAACCCAT gaagaaaatgacaaagagcAAATCAACAGTTAAACAAGCTAAAAGCAAGTCGAGCT CTCAGTCGGATGATCAGGAGCCGGCACCCAAGGCTCCAGTTCAGCGTAAAACTAAGGAGGCTGCACCCAAGAAAGCTGCTGCTAAGAAACCAGTTGCATCCAAGAAGAAGGCTGCAG ATGTGAAGCAGCCATCCATCCTGGATGCTCTTTCTAAATCCAAGCCTGCGGCCAAGAAGGTCCCTTCATTTGAGTCCAGTGACTCGGAGGGAGAAGCCAAAGCTCCGGTTGCAAAGACGAAGCCCGTTCTCAAACGGAAACCGCTCACCAGCGACGACTCGGACAGCAGCTCAGGCGACCTCATGTCACGGCTAAAGTCCAAAACAAACGCCACCAAG AAAACCAAGAAGTGGGAAGAGGACGACAGCTTCCAGGTTTCGGACCAGGAGGCAGCGGCTCCCGCAGCCGTGGCAACGCGGGACAAACCCTCACGTGCCCGGAAACCTGTAACCTACAACCTGGACTCTGACTCAGATGAAGGCTTTTAG
- the lrrc3ca gene encoding leucine-rich repeat-containing protein 3B, which produces MSLLADWLLRHSVVMCLLLHSLVLMTFCFHHAAISCSKSCYCSESDSGGKTVRCSNLHLTEIPQDIPNDTQRIYLDFNLFTTVPTNAFAGLPYLVELDLSHNELSQLEPGAFRGLGSTLQFLDLSSNKLVNFNPEAFEGLRSRANLTNNPWHCDCNLQMAMPRVDLEPASLTGIVCQTSDPEEIGVQGLAFLLAPDIDLCVVMKRTTDVAMLVVMFGWFTMVISYLVYYVRANQEDARRHLEYLKSLPSKQGKSEESSTISTVV; this is translated from the coding sequence ATGTCCCTACTTGCAGACTGGTTACTGCGCCACTCAGTGGTCATGTGTTTGCTGCTGCACAGCTTGGTGCTAATGACCTTCTGCTTCCACCATGCTGCCATCAGTTGCTCCAAGAGCTGCTACTGCTCTGAGAGCGATAGCGGCGGCAAGACGGTGCGCTGCAGCAACCTGCATCTCACAGAGATCCCCCAGGATATCCCCAATGACACACAACGCATCTACCTGGACTTCAACCTCTTCACTACAGTACCAACAAATGCTTTTGCAGGTTTGCCCTACCTGGTTGAACTGGATCTATCCCACAATGAACTTAGCCAGTTAGAACCAGGTGCATTCAGAGGCCTGGGCTCCACACTACAGTTCCTAGACCTTTCTTCTAACAAGTTAGTCAACTTTAACCCTGAGGCCTTCGAGGGCCTGCGATCTCGCGCCAACCTAACAAACAATCCCTGGCATTGTGACTGCAACTTGCAGATGGCCATGCCCCGTGTGGACCTGGAGCCTGCGTCGCTGACGGGCATTGTGTGCCAGACTTCAGATCCGGAGGAAATAGGAGTTCAAGGACTTGCCTTCCTGTTGGCTCCAGACATAGACCTATGTGTGGTGATGAAGAGGACTACAGATGTGGCCATGCTGGTCGTCATGTTTGGCTGGTTCACCATGGTCATCTCCTACTTGGTCTACTATGTCAGGGCTAATCAGGAGGACGCCCGCAGACACCTGGAGTATCTTAAGTCATTGCCCAGCAAACAGGGCAAGTCAGAGGAGTCCTCCACCATTAGTACTGTGGTATAG
- the top2a gene encoding DNA topoisomerase 2-alpha isoform X2 yields MAEPLKPFFENKPVERTKKDPKRLSVERIYQKKTQLEHILLRPDSYIGSVEPVTQQMWVYDEDDGLNCRDVTFVPGLYKIFDEILVNAADNKQRDNGMSCIKINIDIENNTISVWNNGKGIPVVEHKVEKVYVPALIFGQLLTSSNYDDDEKKVTGGRNGYGAKLCNIFSTKFTVETACKESKKIFKQTWYDNMGRAGDYNLKPFEGEEYTCITFRPDLAKFKMSILDKDTVALMTRRAYDIAGSSKGVRVFFNGKRLPLTGFRSYVDMYLKDKVDELGGDLTVVHEVVNQRWEVCLTMSEKGFQQVSFVNSIATTKGGRHVDYVADQVVAKLIEVVKKKNKAGVAIKPFQVKNHLWLFVNCLVENPTFDSQTKENMTLQQKSFGSTCPLSAKFIKQATSCGIVESIMNWVKFKAQTQLNKKCSSVKHTKIKGVPKLDDANDAGGKNSIGCTLILTEGDSAKTLAVSGLGVVGRDRYGVFPLRGKMLNVREASLKQIMENAEINSIIKIIGLQYKKNYSDPESLKTLRYGKIMIMTDQDQDGSHIKGLVINFIHHNWPSLLRHNFLEEFITPIIKVSQKKTALSFYSIPEFNQWKDSQSNLKSWKIKYYKGLGTSTSQEAKEYFSDMQRHRIPFKYSGPEDDEAITLAFSKKKVEERKEWLTNFMVDRRQRRAHNLPEDYLYGQATKSLSYNDFVNKELVLFSNSDNERSIPCLVDGLKPGQRKVMFCCFKRNDKREVKVAQLAGSVAEMSAYHHGEVSLMMTITGLAQNFVGSNNLNLLQPLGQFGTRLNGGKDSASPRYIFTMLSSLARLVFPAVDANLLKYNYDDNQRVEPEWYMPILPTVLVNGSEGIGTGWSSKIPNFDIREIISNIHRMLNGDEPLPMLPSYKGFKGTIEKVMDNQYVISGEVAIIDSTTIEISELPVKTWTQSYKENVLEPMMNGTEKVPPLITDYKEYHTDSTVRFVVKMAPEKLSEAEAAGLHKVFKLQNSLTCNSMVLFDHVGSLKKYESVQDILKDFFELRMKYYVLRKDWLIGMLGAEGAKLTNQARFILEKIQGTLVIENKPKKELIRMLQEMGYDSDPVKAWKEAQEKNEEIIEEEEEGAEEKEDTSGPDYNYLLSMPMWYLTKEKKDELCKQRDAKLTELNTLKKKAPADLWKEDLAAFCEELEIVEAKEKQDEAMPVVKKGAGKGKIMKVKQETLPTPQGRRVIPRITSAMKADANKKAELKKGEGKKGRKIKGEDVVIKMEFGEDGENTEPSEEIGLVARLSKKTKTQAKEKASKTGKQSTLQFKPVAKKPKKNPWSDEESDKETDNLSDEEMATEEVVVPRKMVERKTKAAVKYSMSDSENEFDDWGKKQAPKREAVISDDDTSFAPEPMSDSDINSPAPPPKVSEPMKKMTKSKSTVKQAKSKSSSQSDDQEPAPKAPVQRKTKEAAPKKAAAKKPVASKKKAADVKQPSILDALSKSKPAAKKVPSFESSDSEGEAKAPVAKTKPVLKRKPLTSDDSDSSSGDLMSRLKSKTNATKKTKKWEEDDSFQVSDQEAAAPAAVATRDKPSRARKPVTYNLDSDSDEGF; encoded by the exons ATGGCTGAACCACTGAAG CCCTTCTTTGAAAACAAGCCGGTGGAAAGGACGAAGAAAGATCCGAAGCGGCTGTCAGTGGAGAGGATCTATCAGAAGAAGACGCAGTTGGAGCACATTTTGCTCCGACCGGACTCCTACATCGGCTCTGTGGAGCCTGTCACCCAA CAAATGTGGGTGTATGATGAGGATGATGGACTGAACTGCCGTGATGTAACGTTTGTGCCTGGGCTTTACAAGATTTTTGATGAGATCCTTG TAAATGCAGCTGACAATAAGCAGAGGGATAACGGCATGTCCTGCATCAAGATCAATATTGATAT aGAAAACAACACCATCAGTGTGTGGAATAATGGTAAGGGTATTCCTGTGGTGGAGCACAAGGTGGAAAAGGTCTACGTGCCCGCTCTCATCTTTGGACAGCTACTCACCTCCAGTAACTATGACGATGACGAGAAGAAAGTCACTG GTGGACGCAATGGATATGGGGCTAAGCTTTGCAACATCTTTAGCACAAAGTTCACTGTAGAGACTGCCTGTAAAGAGTCAAAGAAGATATTTAAGCAG ACTTGGTACGACAACATGGGCAGAGCAGGGGATTATAACCTCAAACCCTTTGAAGGAGAGGAATACACTTGCATCACCTTTAGGCCAGATCTTGCCAAGTTTAAAATGAGCATCTTGGACAAAGACACCGTGGCTCTGATGACCAGGAGGGCCTACGACATCGCTGGATCCTCCAAAGGTGTCCGCGTGTTCTTCAATGGCAAGAGGCTGCCA CTTACAGGTTTCCGTAGCTACGTGGACATGTATTTGAAGGACAAGGTGGACGAGCTTGGCGGTGACCTTACTGTGGTCCACGAGGTTGTCAACCAGCGCTGGGAGGTCTGCCTCACCATGAGTGAGAAAGGTTTCCAGCAAGTCAGCTTTGTCAACAGTATTGCCACGACCAAA GGAGGAAGGCATGTCGACTACGTGGCTGACCAGGTGGTTGCAAAGCTCATTGAAgtggtgaagaagaagaataaagcTGGGGTGGCCATCAAGCCTTTCCAG GTGAAGAACCACCTTTGGCTGTTTGTCAATTGCTTGGTTGAGAACCCCACCTTTGACTCTCAGACCAAAGAGAACATGACACTGCAGCAGAAGAGCTTTGGGTCCACTTGTCCTCTCAGTGCCAAGTTCATTAAACAG GCCACATCCTGTGGGATTGTGGAAAGTATCATGAACTGGGTGAAGTTCAAGGCTCAAACCCAGCTCAACAAGAAATGCTCAAgtgttaaacacacaaaaatcaaaGGGGTGCCTAAACTGGATGATGCCAACGATGCAG GTGGGAAGAACTCTATTGGCTGCACACTGATCCTTACTGAGGGAGACTCGGCCAAGACGCTCGCTGTGTCTGGGCTGGGAGTGGTCGGCAGGGACCGCTATGGTGTCTTCCCTCTCAGAGGAAAAATGCTCAACGTCCGGGAGGCCTCACTCAAACAG ATCATGGAGAACGCTGAAATCAACAGCATCATTAAGATCATTGGCCTTCAGTACAAGAAGAACTACAGCGACCCAGAATCCCTCAAGACTCTACGTTACGGCAAGATCATGATCATGACAGATCAG GATCAAGATGGCTCCCACATTAAGGGCCTTGTAATCAACTTCATCCACCATAACTGGCCATCGTTGCTGCGCCACAACTTCCTGGAAGAGTTCATCACCCCCATCATCAAG GTATCTCAGAAGAAAACCGCACTGTCTTTCTACAGTATCCCTGAATTCAACCAATGGAAGGACAGCCAGTCCAACCTCAAATCttggaaaataaaatactacAAAG GTTTGGGAACCAGCACATCGCAGGAAGCCAAGGAGTACTTTTCTGATATGCAGAGACACCGTATCCCTTTCAAGTACTCTGGACCTGAAGACGATGAAGCTATCACCCTG GCCTTTAGCAAGAAGAAAGTGGAAGAGCGGAAAGAGTGGCTGACCAACTTCATGGTCGACAGGCGCCAGCGCAGGGCTCACAACCTGCCTGAG GATTACCTGTACGGTCAGGCCACCAAGTCCCTCTCCTATAACGACTTTGTCAACAAGGAGCTGGTACTTTTTTCCAACTCTGACAACGAGAGATCAATCCCCTGCCTAGTGGACG GTCTGAAACCAGGCCAGAGGAAGGTGATGTTCTGTTGCTTCAAGAGGAATGATAAGCGGGAGGTGAAGGTGGCCCAGTTGGCTGGCTCGGTGGCTGAGATGTCTGCCTACCACCACGGAGAG GTCTCTTTGATGATGACCATTACTGGTTTGGCCCAGAACTTTGTGGGAAGCAACAACTTGAACCTGTTGCAGCCACTGGGTCAGTTTGGAACCAGGTTGAATGGTGGCAAGGACTCTGCCAGCCCTCGATACATCTTCACCATGCTCAG CTCTCTGGCCCGTCTTGTTTTCCCAGCTGTGGATGCCAACCTGCTCAAGTACAACTATGACGACAACCAGCGTGTAGAGCCAGAGTGGTACATGCCCATTCTCCCCACTGTGTTGGTGAACGGCTCCGAAGGTATTGGCACAGGCTGGTCCAGCAAGATCCCCAACTTTGACATACGAGAGATCATCAGCAACATACACCGCATGCTCAATGGCGATGAGCCTCTGCCAATG CTTCCAAGCTACAAAGGCTTCAAAGGCACAATTGAGAAGGTGATGGACAACCAGTACGTCATAAGTGGAGAGGTGGCCATCATTGATTCCACCACCATTGAGATCTCTGAATTGCCTGTCAAAACCTGGACACAG TCTTACAAGGAGAACGTGCTGGAGCCAATGATGAATGGCACAGAGAAGGTTCCTCCTCTGATCACAGACTACAAGGAATACCACACTGACTCCACCGTGCGCTTTGTGGTCAAGATGGCACCAGAGAAGCTGAGTGAGGCGGAGGCGGCTGGCCTCCACAAAGTCTTCAAACTTCAGAACAGCCTCACCTGCAATTCTATG GTTCTGTTTGACCATGTGGGCAGCCTGAAGAAGTATGAATCTGTGCAGGATATTCTCAAGGACTTCTTTGAGTTGAGGATGAAGTACTATGTGCTGAGAAAGGATTGGTTGATTGGCATGCTGGGAGCAGAGGGGGCTAAACTCACCAACCAGGCCCGCTTCATCCTGGAGAAAATCCAGGGCACCTTGGTCATTG AGAATAAACCAAAGAAGGAACTGATTCGCATGCTGCAGGAGATGGGCTACGACTCTGACCCAGTCAAGGCTTGGAAAGAGGCTCAGGAGAAG AATGAGGAGATTAtcgaagaagaagaggagggagcGGAGGAGAAGGAGGATACCAGCGGGCCTGACTACAACTACCTGCTGAGCATGCCCATGTGGTACTTGACCAAAGAGAAGAAAGATGAGCTGTGCAAACAGAGGGATGCTAAG TTGACAGAGCTGAACACCCTGAAGAAGAAAGCTCCAGCAGACCTGTGGAAGGAAGACCTCGCTGCTTTCTGCGAGGAACTGGAG ATTGTCGAGGCAAAAGAAAAGCAAGATGAGGCCATGCCTGTCGTTAAAAAGGGGGCTGGAAAAGGCAAAATTATGAAGGTGAAGCAGGAGACTCTGCCCACACCGCAGGGACGCCGCGTTATCCCCCGCATTACCAGCGCCATGAAAGCCGATGCTAACAAGAAGGCTGAACTTAAGAAAGGAGAAGGCAAGAAGGGCAGAAAAATCAAG GGTGAAGATGTTGTGATAAAGATGGAGTTTGGAGAAGATGGAGAGAACACAGAGCCGAGTGAGGAGATTGGCTTGGTTGCACGACTGAGCAAGAAAACTAAAACCCAGGCAAAGGAAAAAG CATCAAAGACCGGCAAGCAGAGCACGCTTCAGTTCAAGCCTGTTGCCAAGAAGCCCAAGAAGAATCCGTGGTCGGATGAGGAGTCCGATAAAGAGACTGACAATCTGTCCGACGAGGAAATGGCGACAGAGGAAGTGGTCGTCCCCAGGAAAATGGTCGAACGCAAAACTAAGG CTGCGGTGAAGTACAGCATGTCCGACAGTGAAAATGAGTTTGATGATTGGGGGAAGAAGCAAGCTCCAAAACGGGAAGCGGTTATCAGTGATGATGATACAAGCTTTGCCCCAGAGCCGATGTCTGACAGTGACATCAACTCTCCAGCCCCGCCTCCCAAAGTTTCAGAACCCAT gaagaaaatgacaaagagcAAATCAACAGTTAAACAAGCTAAAAGCAAGTCGAGCT CTCAGTCGGATGATCAGGAGCCGGCACCCAAGGCTCCAGTTCAGCGTAAAACTAAGGAGGCTGCACCCAAGAAAGCTGCTGCTAAGAAACCAGTTGCATCCAAGAAGAAGGCTGCAG ATGTGAAGCAGCCATCCATCCTGGATGCTCTTTCTAAATCCAAGCCTGCGGCCAAGAAGGTCCCTTCATTTGAGTCCAGTGACTCGGAGGGAGAAGCCAAAGCTCCGGTTGCAAAGACGAAGCCCGTTCTCAAACGGAAACCGCTCACCAGCGACGACTCGGACAGCAGCTCAGGCGACCTCATGTCACGGCTAAAGTCCAAAACAAACGCCACCAAG AAAACCAAGAAGTGGGAAGAGGACGACAGCTTCCAGGTTTCGGACCAGGAGGCAGCGGCTCCCGCAGCCGTGGCAACGCGGGACAAACCCTCACGTGCCCGGAAACCTGTAACCTACAACCTGGACTCTGACTCAGATGAAGGCTTTTAG